A genome region from Dickeya dadantii NCPPB 898 includes the following:
- a CDS encoding tail fiber assembly protein produces the protein MSKIYAVIENGVVINTVVWDSDVEADWKPQNGALIDISSERVGVGYLYSDGVFTPPEKRRDEYIADATLQKTQLLSEAQKAIANWQTDLLLGIISDDDKNRLARWREYMKQIDAIDVQTAPAINWPIPPVS, from the coding sequence ATGAGTAAAATATACGCGGTAATCGAGAACGGCGTGGTGATTAATACCGTGGTCTGGGATAGCGATGTTGAGGCTGACTGGAAGCCGCAGAATGGCGCGTTAATCGATATTTCATCAGAGCGTGTCGGTGTCGGTTATTTGTATTCTGACGGCGTGTTTACTCCACCCGAGAAACGCCGCGATGAATATATTGCGGACGCCACGCTACAAAAAACGCAGCTATTGTCAGAAGCGCAAAAAGCGATAGCAAACTGGCAGACCGACCTACTGCTGGGAATTATTTCTGACGATGATAAAAACCGGTTGGCCCGTTGGCGCGAGTACATGAAACAAATTGACGCTATTGATGTGCAGACCGCCCCAGCTATCAACTGGCCAATTCCCCCAGTCTCCTAA
- a CDS encoding 2TM domain-containing protein, protein MNTIKSQRLARAWSQEQLAELSALSVRTIQRIENGERASLETLSAIAAAFGVNVTALMEEDSEQAVSGESLAQRIELARTQVGQESRFWRSLLLFVLVNALLFAVNLLVNPQTHWFLWPLLIWGGVLAIRAARVFWLRDRWSRWEQERLQKILRKP, encoded by the coding sequence ATGAATACGATCAAATCACAGCGTCTTGCCCGCGCCTGGTCTCAGGAACAACTGGCTGAACTGTCTGCATTGAGCGTCAGAACCATCCAGCGGATCGAAAATGGGGAACGCGCCAGTCTGGAAACGCTCAGCGCCATTGCCGCCGCGTTTGGCGTTAACGTGACGGCGCTGATGGAGGAAGACAGCGAGCAGGCGGTGAGCGGCGAATCGCTGGCGCAGCGTATTGAGCTGGCCAGAACGCAGGTCGGGCAGGAGAGCCGTTTCTGGCGCAGCCTGCTGCTGTTTGTGCTGGTGAATGCGCTGTTGTTTGCCGTCAATCTGTTGGTCAACCCGCAAACGCACTGGTTCTTATGGCCGTTGTTGATTTGGGGCGGTGTGCTGGCGATTCGGGCGGCGCGGGTTTTCTGGCTGCGCGATCGCTGGTCGCGCTGGGAACAGGAGCGGTTGCAGAAAATTCTACGCAAGCCATAA
- a CDS encoding tail fiber assembly protein yields the protein MLTAEGLASRAGWLRVYHADTVTREYDGYSEEYLMLGTGIPAHSYADGPPQSVAEGQTLRRSSDGLRWELIPDLRGRTVYDTQTRQPQVVSELGPLPISLTLLLPASEFDCWNGVQWVTDIAAHQASLAQSARQERDTRRQVAHDRIRELTYAQELEMATEQEIRALKDWKIYLVQLSHIDPTHAPDIDWPTIPTN from the coding sequence ATGCTGACGGCCGAGGGGCTGGCGTCCCGTGCAGGCTGGTTACGGGTGTATCATGCGGATACGGTAACCCGTGAATATGATGGCTACAGCGAGGAATATCTGATGTTGGGAACAGGGATTCCGGCGCACAGTTATGCTGATGGGCCGCCGCAATCTGTGGCGGAAGGGCAAACGCTGCGCCGTTCGTCCGATGGTCTACGGTGGGAACTGATACCAGATCTTCGCGGGCGGACTGTCTACGATACACAGACGCGCCAGCCGCAGGTGGTGAGTGAGCTGGGGCCGTTGCCCATCAGTCTGACCCTGCTGCTGCCTGCCAGCGAGTTTGACTGCTGGAATGGTGTGCAATGGGTGACCGATATCGCCGCTCATCAGGCAAGTCTGGCGCAGTCGGCGCGGCAGGAGCGCGATACCCGGCGTCAGGTTGCGCATGACCGTATCCGGGAACTGACCTATGCGCAGGAACTGGAGATGGCCACCGAACAGGAAATCCGGGCGCTTAAGGACTGGAAAATCTATCTGGTGCAGTTAAGCCACATCGACCCGACCCATGCGCCGGATATTGACTGGCCGACCATACCAACAAACTGA
- a CDS encoding NUDIX hydrolase translates to MKRRPASRLLILNPEQRVLLFLFHHTRDALAGKRYWATPGGAVESGESFEQAALRELWEETGIRRQDPGPCLAAQTFNMAMPNGDTVIADERFFVIHVADSAIHTDAWTAHEREVMRDHHWWSRDELLATQDQVYPEQLVEMLWPAAGKASTSS, encoded by the coding sequence ATGAAACGCCGACCTGCCTCACGCCTGCTGATCCTCAATCCTGAACAACGGGTGTTGCTATTCCTGTTTCACCATACTCGTGATGCCCTTGCCGGGAAACGTTATTGGGCCACGCCGGGCGGCGCAGTGGAAAGCGGAGAAAGCTTTGAGCAAGCGGCGCTGCGGGAGCTGTGGGAAGAAACCGGCATCCGCCGCCAGGACCCCGGCCCCTGCCTCGCTGCCCAAACCTTTAACATGGCGATGCCCAACGGGGACACCGTGATTGCCGATGAACGGTTTTTTGTCATCCACGTTGCAGACAGCGCCATCCACACTGACGCATGGACAGCACATGAACGGGAAGTGATGCGGGACCACCACTGGTGGAGCCGCGATGAACTGCTGGCCACGCAGGACCAAGTCTATCCAGAGCAGTTGGTTGAGATGCTGTGGCCGGCTGCGGGCAAGGCATCTACATCCAGTTAG
- the fieF gene encoding CDF family cation-efflux transporter FieF (FieF, a metal efflux transporter, is a member of the CDF (cation diffusion facilitator) family of transporters.) encodes MNSHYARLVTTAAFLATATALSLFGLKVYAWWYTGSVSLLASLVDSLVDIAASLVNLLVVRYSLQPADTEHTFGHGKAESLAALAQSMFISGSALFLLLTGAQHLITPQPLQGPELGMWITIIALVATGLLVSFQRWVIRKTHSQAVRADMLHYQSDVLMNGAILLSLALSWKGINWADAVFALGIGVYILGSALRMAYEAIQALLDRALPDEERQEIINIVSSWPGVSGAHQLRTRRSGPTRFIQLHLEMADNLPLVESHQIADELEQALLKRFPGSDVIIHQDPVSVVPQEQRGRWVL; translated from the coding sequence ATGAATTCTCATTACGCACGTCTGGTGACGACAGCCGCTTTTTTGGCTACCGCCACGGCGTTATCGTTATTTGGTCTGAAGGTGTACGCCTGGTGGTACACCGGTTCAGTCAGTTTGCTGGCGTCGCTGGTTGATTCGCTGGTGGATATCGCGGCGTCGCTGGTCAATCTGCTGGTGGTGCGGTATTCGTTGCAACCCGCCGATACGGAACATACGTTCGGGCATGGCAAAGCCGAGTCGCTGGCCGCGCTGGCGCAGAGCATGTTCATTTCTGGTTCGGCGCTATTTTTGTTATTGACCGGCGCCCAGCATCTGATTACCCCGCAGCCGTTGCAAGGGCCTGAACTGGGGATGTGGATTACGATCATTGCGCTGGTGGCGACAGGGCTGCTGGTCAGTTTCCAGCGTTGGGTGATCCGTAAGACTCATAGTCAGGCGGTGCGGGCGGATATGCTGCATTACCAGTCGGACGTCCTGATGAATGGCGCGATTTTGCTGTCGCTGGCGTTGAGCTGGAAGGGAATTAATTGGGCCGATGCGGTGTTCGCGCTGGGGATCGGCGTCTATATTTTAGGCAGCGCGTTGCGAATGGCGTATGAGGCTATTCAGGCGCTGTTGGATCGAGCCTTGCCGGACGAGGAGCGGCAGGAAATCATCAATATTGTGTCCTCATGGCCGGGCGTAAGCGGCGCGCATCAGCTGCGGACTCGCCGTTCAGGCCCGACCCGCTTTATCCAACTGCATCTCGAAATGGCGGATAACCTGCCGCTGGTGGAATCACATCAGATTGCGGACGAACTGGAGCAGGCGTTGCTCAAGCGTTTTCCCGGTTCAGACGTTATCATTCATCAGGATCCCGTCTCGGTGGTGCCACAGGAACAGCGTGGTCGTTGGGTGCTTTAA
- the tpiA gene encoding triose-phosphate isomerase: MRHPLVMGNWKLNGSTSMVHELIAGLRNELSAVTGCGVAIAPPAIYLDQAKHLLAGSRIALGAQNVDVNLAGAFTGETSAAMLKDIGAQYIIIGHSERRTYHHESDEFIAKKFAVLKETGLIPVLCIGETEAENEAGQTEAVCARQLDAVLNTLGAKAFENTVIAYEPVWAIGTGKSATPAQAQAVHKFIRNHIAKQDAAVAEQVIIQYGGSVNAANAAELFTQPDIDGALVGGASLKADAFAVIVKAAAEAKSQA, translated from the coding sequence ATGCGACATCCCTTAGTCATGGGCAACTGGAAGCTGAACGGCAGCACCAGCATGGTTCACGAACTGATTGCCGGCCTGCGCAACGAATTGAGCGCCGTCACCGGTTGCGGCGTGGCCATCGCGCCGCCGGCTATTTATCTGGATCAAGCTAAACACCTGCTGGCAGGCAGCCGCATTGCTCTGGGTGCCCAGAACGTGGACGTCAACCTTGCCGGCGCCTTCACCGGTGAAACCTCCGCCGCCATGCTGAAAGACATCGGCGCCCAATACATCATCATCGGCCACTCCGAACGCCGCACTTATCATCACGAAAGCGACGAGTTCATCGCTAAAAAATTCGCCGTGCTGAAAGAAACCGGCCTGATTCCGGTACTGTGCATCGGTGAAACCGAAGCCGAAAACGAAGCCGGCCAGACCGAAGCCGTCTGCGCGCGTCAACTGGATGCCGTGCTGAACACGCTGGGCGCGAAAGCGTTCGAAAACACCGTGATTGCCTACGAGCCGGTCTGGGCCATCGGCACCGGCAAATCCGCTACCCCGGCGCAGGCGCAGGCGGTGCACAAATTTATCCGTAACCACATCGCTAAGCAGGATGCCGCGGTAGCCGAGCAGGTAATCATTCAGTACGGCGGGTCGGTCAATGCCGCCAACGCCGCTGAACTCTTCACCCAGCCGGACATCGACGGCGCGCTGGTTGGCGGCGCGTCGCTGAAAGCCGACGCCTTCGCCGTCATCGTCAAAGCGGCCGCCGAAGCCAAAAGCCAGGCCTGA
- the phoA gene encoding alkaline phosphatase, with the protein MTMTRKALIRKTLICKPLLSSLMMTLIAGSALAASADYHRQAQGDITQPGGARRLSADQTEMLKASLNAKTAKNVILLIGDGMGDSEITAARNYALGAGGFFKGIDALPLTGQYTHYSLDKKTRKPDYVTDSAASATAWSSGVKTYNGALGVDVDGKDHKTLIEIAKAAGKATGNVSTAELEDATPAAMVSHVTSRKCYGPEKTSQQCPTNALENGGRGSIAEQLLVTRADVTLGGGAATFKEIAKAGKYQGKSLKEQADALGYHLVTDLDGMNAVTAASQSKPVLGLFADGNMPVRWQGPKASYHGNLDKPVVTCEPNAQRGASVPTLAQMTDKAIQLLSKNKNGFFLQVEGASIDKQDHAANPCGQFGETVDLDEAVQKALEFARRDGNTLVIVTADHAHSSQIVENGSKAPGLTQALNTKDDAVMTISYGNSEEESQGHTGTQLRIAAYGPHAANVVGLTDQTDLFYTMKNAMGLK; encoded by the coding sequence ATGACCATGACCCGTAAGGCTTTGATCCGCAAGACTCTGATCTGCAAACCCCTGCTCTCTTCTCTGATGATGACGCTTATCGCCGGCAGCGCACTGGCCGCCAGCGCCGATTACCACCGTCAGGCTCAGGGCGACATCACTCAGCCCGGCGGCGCGCGTCGCCTGAGCGCCGATCAGACCGAGATGCTGAAAGCCTCGCTCAACGCGAAAACCGCCAAAAACGTGATTCTGCTGATTGGCGACGGCATGGGCGACTCGGAAATCACCGCCGCACGTAACTACGCGCTGGGCGCGGGCGGCTTCTTCAAAGGCATCGACGCCTTGCCGCTGACCGGTCAGTACACCCATTACTCGCTGGACAAAAAAACCCGCAAACCGGACTACGTCACCGACTCCGCCGCATCGGCCACCGCCTGGTCCAGCGGCGTCAAAACCTACAACGGCGCGCTGGGCGTGGACGTGGACGGCAAAGACCATAAGACGCTGATTGAAATCGCCAAAGCGGCGGGCAAAGCCACCGGTAACGTCTCCACCGCCGAACTGGAAGACGCCACGCCGGCGGCGATGGTGTCTCACGTGACATCGCGCAAATGCTACGGCCCGGAAAAAACCAGCCAGCAGTGCCCGACCAACGCGCTGGAAAACGGCGGTCGCGGCTCCATCGCCGAACAGTTGCTGGTTACCCGCGCCGATGTCACGCTGGGCGGCGGCGCAGCCACCTTCAAAGAAATCGCCAAAGCCGGTAAATATCAGGGTAAGAGCCTGAAAGAACAGGCGGACGCGCTGGGCTACCACCTCGTAACCGATCTGGACGGCATGAATGCCGTTACCGCCGCCAGCCAGAGCAAGCCAGTGCTGGGCCTGTTCGCCGACGGCAACATGCCGGTGCGCTGGCAGGGGCCGAAAGCCAGCTACCACGGCAACCTCGATAAACCAGTAGTAACCTGTGAACCCAACGCCCAACGCGGCGCCAGCGTACCGACACTGGCGCAGATGACCGATAAAGCCATCCAGCTGTTGAGCAAGAACAAAAACGGTTTCTTCCTGCAGGTGGAAGGCGCGTCTATCGACAAGCAGGACCACGCCGCCAACCCGTGCGGTCAGTTCGGTGAAACGGTGGATCTGGACGAAGCGGTGCAGAAAGCATTGGAATTCGCCCGCCGCGACGGTAACACGCTGGTGATCGTCACCGCCGACCACGCCCACTCCAGCCAGATCGTCGAAAACGGCTCCAAAGCACCGGGCCTGACGCAGGCGCTGAACACCAAAGATGACGCAGTGATGACCATCAGCTACGGCAACTCGGAAGAAGAGTCGCAGGGCCATACCGGCACCCAGCTGCGCATCGCCGCCTACGGTCCGCACGCCGCCAACGTGGTGGGTCTGACCGACCAGACCGACCTGTTCTACACCATGAAAAACGCGATGGGACTGAAATAA
- the aguA gene encoding agmatine deiminase, which translates to MSELTTPLQDGFSMPAEWAPHDAVWMLWPYRRDNWRSQGDAIPAQRTFAAVAAAIAQTTPVIMGVPRDQMALAKSVMPAGVTLVEMESDDAWMRDTGPTVVLNDAGERRGVDWQFNAWGGALGGLYEDWRRDEKVAAQVLAYHGDARYAAPLILEGGSIHTDGEGTLLTTAECLLNPNRNPHLNKAQIEQLLRDYLGVSAFIWLEEGVYNDETDGHIDNMCCFVRPGEVALHWTDDETDPQYARSQAAYQVLSQAKDAQGRSLKIWKLPAPGPLYATPEEAAGVTDGNAIERNAGSRLAGSYVNFLISNQQIIYPLLDERTDAEAHALLQQMFPGYLVSGVPAREILLGGGNIHCITQQIPAAKSV; encoded by the coding sequence ATGTCTGAACTGACCACGCCGTTGCAGGACGGTTTCTCCATGCCGGCGGAATGGGCGCCGCACGACGCCGTGTGGATGTTGTGGCCGTATCGCCGCGACAACTGGCGTTCGCAAGGGGATGCCATTCCGGCTCAGCGAACCTTTGCCGCCGTCGCCGCCGCTATTGCGCAGACCACGCCGGTTATCATGGGCGTGCCGCGCGACCAGATGGCGCTGGCCAAAAGCGTCATGCCGGCCGGCGTCACGCTGGTGGAGATGGAAAGCGACGACGCCTGGATGCGCGACACCGGGCCAACCGTGGTGCTGAACGACGCCGGCGAGCGCCGTGGCGTCGACTGGCAGTTCAACGCCTGGGGCGGCGCCTTGGGCGGGCTGTACGAAGACTGGCGTCGTGACGAAAAGGTCGCGGCGCAGGTGCTGGCGTATCACGGCGATGCGCGTTACGCCGCCCCGCTGATTCTGGAAGGCGGCTCCATCCACACCGATGGCGAAGGCACGTTGCTGACCACCGCCGAATGCCTGCTGAACCCGAACCGCAATCCGCACCTGAACAAGGCGCAGATTGAACAGCTGCTGCGGGATTATCTCGGCGTCTCCGCCTTTATCTGGCTGGAAGAGGGCGTGTATAACGACGAAACCGACGGTCACATCGACAACATGTGCTGTTTTGTGCGCCCCGGCGAAGTGGCGCTGCATTGGACCGACGATGAAACCGACCCGCAGTACGCCCGCTCTCAGGCGGCGTATCAGGTGCTGTCGCAGGCGAAAGATGCGCAAGGCCGGTCGCTGAAAATCTGGAAACTGCCGGCGCCTGGCCCGCTGTACGCCACGCCGGAAGAGGCGGCAGGGGTGACCGACGGTAACGCCATTGAACGTAACGCCGGGTCGCGGCTGGCGGGGTCGTACGTCAATTTCCTGATCAGCAACCAGCAGATCATTTACCCGCTGCTGGATGAACGCACCGACGCCGAGGCCCATGCGCTGTTGCAACAGATGTTCCCAGGCTATCTGGTAAGCGGCGTGCCAGCCCGCGAGATCCTGCTGGGCGGCGGCAACATCCACTGCATCACGCAGCAAATTCCGGCGGCGAAATCGGTGTAA
- the aguB gene encoding N-carbamoylputrescine amidase, with product MTKVTVAATQMACTWDLPKNIENAERLVRQAHAQGAQIILIQELFAAPYFCIDQSPEHYALAQELATSPLIKHFSALAAELEVVLPLSLFERANNAYYNSLVMIDADGSVLDVYRKTHIPNGPAYQEKQFFIPGDTGFKVWQTRYAKIGVGICWDQWFPETARCLALKGAELIFYPTAIGSEPAYPDIDSQPHWTRVQQGHAAANLVPVIASNRIGTEASKYIDGLEMTFYGSSFIADQTGALVAQANKTDEAVLVHEFDLDAIAAQRASWGLFRDRRPDMYGVIGTSDGKTWR from the coding sequence ATGACAAAAGTTACCGTTGCCGCCACGCAGATGGCCTGCACCTGGGATTTGCCAAAAAATATCGAAAACGCCGAAAGGCTGGTGCGTCAGGCGCATGCTCAGGGGGCACAAATCATTCTGATTCAGGAACTGTTTGCCGCGCCTTATTTCTGCATCGACCAGAGCCCGGAGCATTATGCGCTGGCGCAGGAGCTGGCAACCAGCCCGTTAATCAAACACTTCTCCGCGCTGGCGGCCGAGCTGGAAGTGGTGCTGCCGCTGAGCCTCTTCGAGCGCGCCAATAACGCCTACTACAATTCGCTGGTGATGATCGACGCCGACGGCAGCGTGCTGGATGTGTATCGCAAAACCCATATTCCGAACGGCCCGGCCTATCAGGAAAAACAGTTCTTTATTCCGGGCGACACCGGTTTCAAAGTGTGGCAGACCCGCTACGCCAAAATAGGCGTGGGCATCTGCTGGGATCAATGGTTCCCGGAAACCGCCCGTTGCCTGGCGCTCAAAGGCGCTGAGCTGATTTTCTACCCGACCGCCATCGGTTCCGAACCGGCGTACCCGGACATCGACAGCCAGCCGCACTGGACCCGCGTACAGCAGGGCCATGCCGCCGCCAACCTGGTTCCGGTGATCGCCTCCAACCGTATCGGTACCGAAGCCAGCAAATACATCGACGGTCTGGAAATGACCTTCTACGGCTCGTCGTTCATCGCCGATCAAACCGGTGCGCTGGTGGCGCAGGCCAACAAGACGGATGAAGCGGTGCTGGTGCACGAGTTCGATCTGGATGCCATTGCCGCGCAGCGCGCTTCCTGGGGACTGTTCCGCGATCGCCGTCCGGACATGTACGGCGTAATCGGCACGTCTGACGGCAAGACCTGGAGATAA
- a CDS encoding phage tail protein, with translation MGTKYFTLLTQMGEKKLAAAIAAGKPLELVQMGVGDGNGVLPAPDSVQTRLVNERRRGAINSLTVDPDNASQMIAEQVIPENEGGFWLREIGLYDVDGDLIAVGNCPETYKPELKEGSGRVQTVRMILIVSRTDAVTLKFDPTVALATRRYADTLLADHVAAMNPHKQYAPIESPVFTGSPTAPTPTAGDNSKKLATTEFVAVGLSGKMDKNQNGADIQDPAQFVKNLGLESRFAGRILRIKKITSSQNYQWPDDVSAIDVTICGAGGGGGAAAASAQNYHSAGSGGGAGGCARSFYRKGDIPALIYLEVGAGGIGGVDATYEPGLGGATKFGTLMTANGGSRGANGIAIAIGMSVLIGNGGGGNASGGNLVAGFGGSGTPAMFFNSGYESGAGGDSVFSFGVPPIASNAPIGGFDGVDGAGGSGGYTVPAGASAKGGNGGNGVIMIVEYSA, from the coding sequence ATGGGGACCAAATATTTCACCTTGCTCACCCAGATGGGTGAGAAAAAACTGGCGGCTGCGATAGCCGCAGGAAAACCGCTGGAGCTGGTACAAATGGGGGTGGGGGATGGCAACGGTGTACTCCCCGCCCCGGATTCGGTACAGACCAGACTGGTTAATGAAAGACGGCGTGGGGCCATCAATTCACTAACGGTCGATCCGGATAATGCCAGCCAAATGATTGCCGAACAGGTGATCCCGGAAAATGAAGGCGGGTTCTGGCTGCGTGAAATCGGTCTGTACGATGTGGATGGCGATCTGATCGCGGTCGGCAACTGCCCGGAAACCTATAAGCCAGAATTGAAGGAAGGTTCCGGTCGGGTACAGACGGTACGCATGATTCTGATTGTCAGTCGCACCGATGCGGTGACGCTGAAGTTTGACCCGACGGTGGCGCTGGCGACACGGCGTTATGCGGATACGTTGCTGGCCGATCATGTGGCAGCAATGAATCCGCACAAGCAGTATGCACCGATTGAAAGCCCGGTTTTTACCGGTAGTCCTACGGCACCGACACCAACGGCAGGCGATAACAGTAAAAAGCTGGCAACAACGGAATTCGTCGCTGTCGGGCTATCAGGGAAAATGGATAAAAATCAGAACGGTGCTGATATCCAGGATCCTGCCCAGTTTGTCAAAAACCTTGGTTTAGAAAGTCGCTTTGCAGGCCGCATCCTGCGCATAAAAAAAATCACCTCAAGCCAGAACTATCAATGGCCTGATGATGTGTCTGCTATCGATGTCACCATTTGCGGTGCGGGCGGTGGTGGTGGTGCGGCGGCGGCATCCGCACAGAATTATCACTCGGCTGGGTCTGGCGGTGGCGCGGGTGGCTGTGCACGATCTTTTTATCGTAAAGGTGACATTCCTGCGTTGATCTATCTGGAGGTCGGAGCAGGCGGTATAGGCGGTGTAGACGCGACATATGAACCGGGGTTGGGTGGCGCGACGAAATTTGGAACGTTAATGACGGCGAACGGGGGGTCAAGAGGTGCTAACGGTATTGCGATTGCAATCGGTATGTCCGTCTTGATTGGTAACGGCGGTGGGGGTAATGCGTCTGGTGGGAATCTTGTCGCGGGTTTTGGCGGCTCAGGTACGCCTGCGATGTTTTTCAATAGTGGCTATGAATCCGGTGCGGGCGGTGATTCTGTTTTTTCATTTGGTGTACCGCCGATTGCATCAAATGCGCCTATAGGCGGATTTGATGGCGTAGATGGTGCTGGCGGTAGTGGCGGATATACGGTACCCGCAGGAGCCAGTGCTAAAGGCGGCAATGGCGGTAATGGCGTTATCATGATTGTGGAGTATTCAGCATGA
- the pfkA gene encoding 6-phosphofructokinase produces MIKKIGVLTSGGDAPGMNAAIRGVVRAGLAENLDVYGIYDGYLGLYEDRMVQLDRYSVSDVINRGGTFLGSARFPAFREEAVRQVCVENMKKRGLDALVVIGGDGSYMGAKRLTEMGFPCIGLPGTIDNDVAGTDYTIGYFTALETVVEAIDRLRDTSSSHQRISIVEVMGRHCGDLTLAAAIAGGCEFIVLPEVDFKPEDLVEEIKAGIAKGKKHAIVAITELVCDVDELARYIEQETERETRATVLGHIQRGGSPVAYDRILASRMGAYSIELLQQGYGGRCVGIQNEKLVHHDIIDAIENMKRPFKGDWLNTAKKLF; encoded by the coding sequence ATGATTAAAAAAATCGGAGTACTGACGAGCGGTGGCGATGCGCCGGGAATGAATGCGGCCATTCGTGGCGTGGTGCGAGCAGGGTTAGCGGAAAACCTGGACGTATACGGCATCTATGATGGCTATCTGGGTTTGTACGAAGATCGCATGGTGCAGTTGGACCGCTATAGCGTGTCGGACGTGATCAACCGCGGCGGCACGTTCCTCGGGTCCGCCCGTTTTCCGGCGTTCCGCGAAGAAGCGGTGCGTCAGGTGTGCGTGGAAAACATGAAAAAACGTGGCCTGGACGCGCTGGTGGTGATCGGCGGCGACGGTTCCTACATGGGGGCCAAACGCCTGACGGAAATGGGTTTCCCCTGCATCGGCCTGCCGGGCACCATTGATAACGACGTTGCCGGCACCGACTACACCATCGGTTATTTCACCGCGCTGGAAACCGTGGTGGAAGCGATTGACCGCCTGCGTGACACCTCGTCTTCGCACCAGCGCATTTCCATCGTGGAAGTGATGGGCCGCCATTGCGGCGATCTGACGCTGGCGGCGGCGATTGCCGGCGGCTGTGAATTCATCGTCTTGCCGGAAGTGGATTTCAAACCGGAAGATTTGGTTGAAGAGATCAAAGCCGGCATCGCCAAAGGTAAAAAGCACGCCATCGTGGCGATTACCGAACTGGTGTGCGATGTGGACGAACTGGCGCGCTACATTGAACAGGAAACCGAACGCGAAACCCGCGCCACCGTACTGGGCCACATCCAGCGCGGCGGATCGCCGGTGGCGTACGACCGTATCCTCGCCTCCCGCATGGGCGCGTACTCCATCGAACTGCTGCAACAGGGCTACGGTGGCCGCTGCGTCGGGATCCAGAATGAAAAACTGGTCCATCATGATATTATCGACGCCATCGAGAACATGAAGCGCCCGTTCAAAGGCGATTGGCTCAACACCGCCAAGAAGCTGTTCTGA